One window from the genome of Rhinolophus ferrumequinum isolate MPI-CBG mRhiFer1 chromosome 10, mRhiFer1_v1.p, whole genome shotgun sequence encodes:
- the CCND2 gene encoding G1/S-specific cyclin-D2, whose product MELLCCEVDRVRRAVPDANLLYDDRVLQNLLTIEERYLPQCSYFKCVQKDIQPYMRRMVATWMLEVCEEQKCEEEVFPLAMNYLDRFLAGVPTPKTHLQLLGAVCMFLASKLKETIPLTAEKLCIYTDNSIKPQELLEWELVVLGKLKWNLAAVTPHDFIEHILRKLPQPSEKLPLIRKHAQTFIALCATDFKFAMYPPSMIATGSVGAAICGLQQDDDVSSLTGDALVDLLAKITNTDVDCLKACQEQIEVVLLNSLQQFRQDQGDGSKSEDELDQASTPTDVRDIDL is encoded by the exons ATGGAGCTGCTGTGCTGCGAGGTGGACCGGGTCCGCAGGGCCGTGCCGGACGCCAACCTGCTCTACGACGACCGCGTTTTGCAGAACTTGCTCACCATCGAGGAGCGCTACCTTCCCCAGTGCTCCTACTTCAAATGCGTGCAGAAGGACATCCAGCCCTACATGCGCAGGATGGTGGCTACCTGGATGCTGGAG GTCTGTGAGGAACAGAAGTGTGAGGAGGAGGTCTTCCCTTTGGCCATGAATTACCTGGACCGCTTCTTGGCTGGGGTTCCGACTCCCAAGACCCACCTGCAGCTCCTGGGTGCTGTCTGCATGTTCCTGGCCTCCAAACTCAAGGAGACCATCCCTCTGACTGCAGAGAAATTGTGCATTTACACCGACAACTCCATCAAGCCTCAGGAGCTGCTG gAGTGGGAGCTGGTGGTGCTGGGGAAGTTGAAGTGGAACCTGGCAGCTGTCACTCCTCACGACTTCATCGAGCACATCCTGCGCAAGCTGCCCCAGCCCAGTGAGAAGTTGCCTTTGATCCGCAAGCACGCCCAGACCTTCATTGCTCTGTGTGCCACTG attttaagtTCGCCATGTACCCGCCATCGATGATTGCAACTGGAAGTGTGGGAGCTGCCATCTGTGGGCTCCAGCAGGATGACGATGTCAGCTCACTCACTGGTGATGCCCTGGTGGACCTGCTGGCCAAGATCACCAACACAGACGTG GATTGCCTCAAGGCCTGCCAGGAGCAGATTGAGGTGGTGCTGCTGAATAGCCTGCAGCAGTTCCGTCAGGACCAGGGCGATGGATCCAAGTCGGAGGATGAACTGGACCAAGCGAGCACCCCTACAGATGTGCGGGATATTGACCTGTGA